The Pseudomonas sp. R4-35-07 genome contains a region encoding:
- a CDS encoding GNAT family N-acetyltransferase, translating into MRSLKYLIFQSQSRKKALASFVDQWTALDYQWLDATKVRFDVIDNRALEACHRWGGDAQFPWEDVAAWKTLDAKGFDLSIWHDEQLCGLCYATPRDSKVTIKIVLLEGCSDSKHPLKGLIAALALGAIDAYARAIGCSRIEIQEPRPDAVPTYERLGFNYDEQRRLVISVEAT; encoded by the coding sequence TTGCGTTCCCTCAAGTACCTGATCTTCCAATCTCAATCGAGAAAGAAGGCGCTGGCGTCATTCGTCGATCAGTGGACTGCCTTGGACTACCAATGGCTAGACGCAACAAAAGTCCGTTTCGACGTGATTGATAACCGTGCCCTTGAGGCGTGTCATCGCTGGGGAGGTGACGCGCAATTTCCATGGGAGGATGTTGCTGCCTGGAAGACGCTGGATGCCAAAGGTTTTGATTTGTCGATTTGGCATGATGAACAACTATGCGGCCTTTGTTATGCGACGCCTCGTGACAGTAAAGTCACGATTAAGATCGTGCTCCTCGAGGGCTGCTCGGATAGTAAACATCCCTTGAAAGGCTTGATAGCCGCACTTGCCTTGGGCGCTATCGATGCATACGCACGTGCCATCGGGTGCTCTCGCATCGAAATTCAAGAGCCGCGACCTGATGCCGTGCCCACTTATGAGCGACTCGGCTTCAATTATGATGAACAGCGGCGCCTTGTGATTTCAGTGGAGGCCACCTAG
- a CDS encoding helix-turn-helix domain-containing protein, with protein MNSQTRDIRIQRFDLEGACSWMCGICGPHRLATATPERLRFHHSANVFKSRATTLGVIEYGTDVTIDIEDAEHFSSYSLSLPLIGEQELSKNGERLSSNRDQGVIIAPNEHQVLAISGDCRKLQVVITRAAMSESLEGLLQRPIEAPLRFEPVMDAVDGAPASWWRMARYFIAEFEHRSELYEQAAFTRDLESSLIKGLILAQPNNYSEELRDVLGVKLPHYLIRARQYLHDNAREAVHLEDLEAVAGVSRFKLFDAFRKYFALSPMAYLKKHRLVAVRQEILEQGATRTISEIALGWGFTHLGRFSAEYRKLFDEAPSQTLQRKRLRSL; from the coding sequence ATGAATAGCCAGACACGCGATATCCGTATTCAACGCTTCGACCTGGAGGGTGCCTGCAGCTGGATGTGCGGCATCTGCGGGCCCCATCGTTTGGCGACGGCCACGCCGGAACGCCTGCGTTTTCACCACAGCGCCAATGTGTTCAAGTCCCGCGCCACCACCCTGGGCGTGATCGAATACGGCACCGACGTGACCATCGACATCGAAGACGCCGAGCACTTCAGCAGCTACAGCCTGAGCCTGCCGTTGATCGGCGAACAGGAGCTGAGCAAGAACGGTGAGCGCCTGAGCTCCAACCGCGACCAGGGGGTGATCATTGCGCCCAACGAGCATCAGGTGCTGGCGATTTCCGGTGACTGCCGCAAGTTGCAGGTGGTGATCACGCGCGCGGCCATGAGCGAGTCGCTGGAAGGTTTGCTGCAACGGCCGATCGAGGCGCCGCTGCGCTTCGAACCGGTGATGGACGCGGTGGACGGCGCCCCGGCCTCGTGGTGGCGCATGGCGCGCTACTTCATTGCCGAGTTTGAGCACCGTAGCGAGTTGTACGAGCAAGCGGCGTTTACCCGGGACCTGGAAAGCTCGCTGATCAAGGGCTTGATCCTGGCCCAGCCGAACAACTACTCCGAAGAACTGCGCGACGTATTGGGCGTGAAGTTGCCGCACTACCTGATCCGGGCGCGCCAGTACCTGCACGACAATGCGCGAGAGGCGGTGCACCTGGAAGACCTGGAGGCAGTGGCCGGCGTGTCGCGCTTCAAGCTGTTCGATGCGTTTCGCAAATACTTCGCGCTGTCGCCCATGGCGTATTTGAAGAAGCACCGGCTGGTGGCGGTGCGTCAGGAAATCCTCGAGCAGGGTGCCACGCGTACCATCTCCGAAATCGCCCTGGGCTGGGGCTTTACCCACTTGGGACGGTTCTCGGCGGAGTACCGCAAACTGTTCGATGAGGCCCCTAGCCAAACCCTGCAACGCAAGCGCCTGCGCAGTCTCTAA
- a CDS encoding amino acid permease, producing MADDMVNPVGLKRGLKNRHIQLIALGGAIGTGLFLGSAGVLKSAGPSMILGYAIAGFIAFLIMRQLGEMIVEEPVAGSFSHFAHKYWGGYAGFLAGWNYWVLYVLVGMAELTAVGKYIQFWWPEIPTWVSALVFFVAVNLINTLNVKFFGEAEFWFAIIKVVAIVGMIVLGCYLLFSGTGGPQASVSNLWSHGGFFPNGGMGLLMSMAFIMFSFGGLELVGITAAEASEPRKVIPKAINQVVYRILIFYVGALTVLLSLYPWDQLLQTLGASGDAYSGSPFVQIFSLIGNDTAAHILNFVVLTAALSVYNSGVYCNSRMLFGLAEQGDAPKALMKLNKQGVPLRALAISAAVTLLCVVVNYVAPQSALELLFALVVASLMINWALISITHIKFRKAMGEQGVTPSFKTFWFPFSNYLCLAFMLMIISVMLAIPGIRESVYAMPVWVAIIYVAYRLRLRNTKLVTAQ from the coding sequence ATGGCGGATGACATGGTTAACCCGGTGGGCCTCAAGCGCGGCCTGAAAAACCGGCACATTCAACTGATCGCCTTGGGAGGGGCGATCGGTACGGGGTTGTTCCTCGGCTCGGCCGGGGTGCTCAAGTCGGCGGGGCCGTCGATGATCCTGGGTTACGCGATTGCCGGTTTTATCGCCTTCCTGATCATGCGCCAGCTCGGCGAGATGATCGTCGAAGAGCCGGTGGCCGGTTCCTTCAGCCACTTTGCGCATAAATACTGGGGCGGCTACGCGGGCTTTCTGGCGGGCTGGAACTACTGGGTGCTCTACGTGCTGGTGGGCATGGCCGAACTGACGGCCGTGGGCAAGTACATCCAGTTCTGGTGGCCGGAAATCCCGACCTGGGTCAGCGCGCTGGTGTTCTTCGTCGCGGTGAACCTGATCAACACCCTGAACGTGAAGTTCTTCGGCGAAGCCGAGTTCTGGTTCGCGATCATCAAGGTGGTGGCGATTGTCGGCATGATCGTGCTCGGCTGCTACCTGCTGTTCAGCGGAACCGGCGGCCCGCAGGCGTCGGTCAGCAACCTGTGGAGCCACGGCGGGTTCTTCCCGAACGGCGGCATGGGGTTGTTGATGTCCATGGCGTTCATCATGTTCTCGTTCGGTGGCCTGGAGCTGGTGGGCATCACCGCCGCCGAGGCCAGCGAGCCACGCAAGGTGATCCCGAAGGCGATCAACCAGGTGGTGTATCGGATCCTGATTTTCTACGTCGGCGCCCTCACCGTGTTGCTGTCGCTGTACCCGTGGGACCAACTGCTGCAAACCCTCGGCGCCTCGGGCGATGCCTACAGCGGCAGCCCGTTCGTGCAGATCTTCTCGCTGATCGGCAACGACACCGCGGCGCACATCCTCAACTTCGTGGTGCTGACCGCGGCGCTGTCGGTGTACAACAGCGGCGTGTACTGCAACAGCCGCATGCTGTTCGGCCTGGCCGAGCAAGGCGACGCGCCCAAGGCGCTGATGAAGCTCAACAAGCAAGGCGTGCCGTTGCGCGCGCTGGCAATTTCGGCGGCGGTGACCCTGCTGTGCGTGGTGGTCAACTACGTCGCGCCGCAAAGTGCCCTGGAACTGCTGTTCGCGCTGGTGGTTGCCTCGCTGATGATCAACTGGGCGCTGATCAGCATCACCCACATCAAGTTCCGCAAGGCCATGGGCGAGCAAGGCGTGACGCCGTCGTTCAAGACCTTCTGGTTCCCGTTCAGCAATTACCTGTGCCTGGCGTTCATGCTGATGATCATCAGCGTGATGCTGGCCATTCCGGGGATACGTGAGTCGGTGTATGCGATGCCGGTGTGGGTAGCGATTATTTACGTTGCGTACCGCTTGCGTCTCCGAAACACGAAACTCGTAACAGCGCAGTAA
- a CDS encoding LysR family transcriptional regulator, translating into MELRHLRYFQMLGQTLNFTRAAERLHIAQPPLSRQIQQLEDELGVVLLERGRPLRLTEAGRFFYEHANVLLEQLGTVCDNTRRIGLGEKTWLGIGFAPSTLYGVLPELIRRLRTHESLALELGLSEMTTVQQVEALKAGRIDVGFGRIRIDDPAIVQRVLVQDRLVAVLPSGHPLLGAPASLAQLAAEPFVLYPGNPRPSYADHVIALFDAHGLSLNVAQWTNELQTAIGLVGAGMGVTLVPASVQVLHRADIGYTPIVEATATSPIILSRRVNDQSPGLSHCLQLVEELL; encoded by the coding sequence ATGGAACTGCGTCACCTGCGCTATTTCCAGATGCTGGGGCAGACCCTCAACTTCACCCGTGCCGCCGAACGCCTGCACATCGCCCAGCCGCCGTTGAGTCGGCAGATCCAGCAATTGGAAGACGAATTGGGCGTGGTGCTGCTCGAGCGCGGTCGACCGCTGCGGCTGACCGAGGCCGGGCGGTTTTTCTATGAGCACGCCAATGTGCTGCTCGAGCAATTGGGCACGGTGTGCGACAACACCCGGCGCATCGGCCTGGGCGAGAAGACCTGGCTGGGTATCGGTTTTGCGCCGTCGACCTTGTACGGCGTGCTGCCGGAACTGATTCGGCGGCTGCGCACCCATGAGTCGCTGGCGTTGGAATTGGGCTTGTCGGAGATGACCACCGTGCAGCAGGTCGAAGCCCTCAAGGCCGGGCGCATCGATGTGGGCTTCGGGCGGATCCGCATCGACGACCCGGCCATCGTCCAGCGTGTACTGGTGCAAGACCGACTGGTGGCGGTGTTGCCCAGTGGTCACCCATTGCTCGGCGCGCCCGCGAGCCTTGCGCAATTGGCCGCCGAACCCTTTGTGCTGTACCCCGGCAACCCGCGACCCAGCTACGCCGACCACGTGATCGCGCTGTTCGACGCCCATGGCCTGAGCCTTAACGTCGCGCAGTGGACCAACGAGCTGCAAACCGCTATCGGCCTGGTGGGCGCCGGCATGGGTGTGACGCTGGTACCGGCGTCGGTGCAGGTGCTGCACCGGGCGGATATCGGCTACACGCCGATTGTGGAAGCGACCGCGACCTCGCCGATCATTCTCAGCCGACGGGTGAATGATCAATCGCCGGGGCTCAGTCATTGCCTGCAACTGGTTGAAGAGCTGCTCTGA
- the antA gene encoding anthranilate 1,2-dioxygenase large subunit, giving the protein MSGARNVEQWKTFIESCLDFRPADEVFRIARDMFTEPELFDLEMELIFEKNWIYACHESELANNHDFVTMRAGRQPMIITRDGEGRLNALINACQHRGTTLTRVGKGNQSTFTCPFHAWCYKSDGRLVKVKAPGEYPEGFDKATRGLKKARIDSYKGFVFISLDVNGTDSLEDFLGDAKVFFDMMVAQSATGELEVLPGKSAYTYDGNWKLQNENGLDGYHVSTVHYNYVATVQHRQQVNSENGASAGTTLDYSKLGAGDANTDDGWFAFNNGHSLLFSDMPNPSVRSGYATIMPRLVAEHGQQKAEWMMHRLRNLNIYPSLFFLDQISSQLRIIRPLAWNKTEIISQCLGVKHESDADRENRIRQFEDFFNVSGMGTPDDLVEFREAQRGFQGRLERWSDISRGSHRWQTGPTPNSEAIGIQPAMTGTEFTHEGLYVNQHRNWQQFLLNGLDQQALKLREVK; this is encoded by the coding sequence ATGAGTGGTGCAAGAAACGTCGAGCAGTGGAAAACCTTTATCGAAAGTTGCCTGGACTTTCGCCCGGCCGATGAAGTGTTCCGCATCGCCCGCGACATGTTCACCGAGCCCGAACTGTTCGACCTGGAAATGGAACTGATCTTCGAGAAGAACTGGATCTACGCCTGCCACGAAAGCGAACTGGCCAATAACCACGATTTCGTGACAATGCGCGCCGGGCGCCAGCCGATGATCATCACCCGCGACGGCGAAGGCCGGCTTAACGCGCTGATCAATGCCTGCCAGCATCGCGGCACCACCCTCACCCGCGTAGGCAAAGGCAACCAGTCCACGTTCACCTGCCCGTTCCATGCCTGGTGCTACAAAAGCGATGGCCGCTTGGTGAAGGTCAAGGCGCCGGGGGAATACCCGGAAGGTTTCGACAAAGCCACCCGCGGCCTGAAAAAGGCGCGCATCGACAGCTACAAGGGCTTTGTGTTTATCAGCCTCGACGTGAACGGCACTGACAGCCTGGAAGACTTCCTCGGCGATGCCAAAGTGTTCTTCGACATGATGGTGGCGCAGTCTGCCACGGGTGAGTTGGAGGTGCTGCCGGGCAAGTCCGCCTACACCTACGACGGCAACTGGAAGCTGCAGAATGAAAACGGCCTGGACGGGTATCACGTCAGCACCGTGCACTACAACTACGTGGCCACGGTGCAGCATCGCCAGCAGGTGAACAGCGAAAACGGCGCCAGTGCCGGCACCACCCTGGACTACAGCAAGCTCGGCGCCGGCGACGCCAATACCGATGACGGCTGGTTCGCCTTCAACAACGGCCACAGCCTGTTGTTCAGCGACATGCCCAACCCCAGCGTGCGCTCCGGCTACGCCACCATCATGCCGCGCCTGGTGGCCGAACACGGCCAGCAGAAAGCCGAATGGATGATGCACCGCCTGCGCAACCTGAATATCTACCCGAGCCTGTTCTTTCTCGACCAGATCAGCTCCCAACTGCGCATCATCCGCCCGCTGGCATGGAACAAGACCGAGATTATCAGCCAGTGCCTGGGGGTGAAGCACGAGTCCGACGCCGACCGCGAAAACCGCATTCGCCAGTTCGAGGACTTTTTCAATGTCTCGGGCATGGGCACGCCGGATGACCTGGTGGAGTTTCGCGAGGCCCAGCGCGGTTTCCAGGGCCGCCTGGAGCGCTGGAGCGATATTTCGCGCGGCAGCCATCGCTGGCAGACCGGGCCAACACCCAACAGCGAAGCCATCGGTATCCAGCCGGCCATGACCGGCACCGAATTCACCCACGAAGGCCTGTACGTCAACCAGCACCGCAACTGGCAGCAATTCCTGCTCAACGGTCTGGACCAGCAAGCACTGAAACTGCGGGAGGTGAAGTGA
- the kynB gene encoding arylformamidase, translating into MNPIKTWWDISPPLSAATPTWPGDTPFQEERVWQFGPECPVNVGRVTFSPHTGAHVDAPLHYSADGAPIGEVSLDVYMGPCRVLHCLGSGALVQPHQLQGRVDNLPERVLLRTYPQAPLTQWDSNFTAIAPQTIELLASLGVRLIGIDTPSLDPQQSKTMDSHNAVARHGMAILEGIVLDDVPEGDYELIALPLRFAHLDASPVRAILRPLLEPTR; encoded by the coding sequence ATGAACCCAATAAAAACGTGGTGGGATATCAGCCCGCCCTTGAGCGCGGCGACCCCGACCTGGCCGGGCGATACGCCGTTCCAGGAAGAGCGCGTGTGGCAGTTCGGTCCGGAGTGCCCGGTGAATGTGGGGCGCGTGACCTTCTCGCCGCACACCGGCGCCCATGTGGACGCGCCGCTGCATTACAGCGCCGACGGCGCGCCGATTGGCGAGGTGTCGCTGGATGTGTACATGGGCCCGTGCCGGGTATTGCACTGCCTGGGCAGTGGCGCTCTGGTGCAGCCCCATCAACTGCAAGGGCGTGTGGATAACCTGCCGGAACGGGTCCTGCTGCGCACTTATCCACAAGCGCCACTGACGCAATGGGATTCGAACTTCACCGCCATCGCCCCGCAAACCATCGAGCTGCTCGCCAGCCTTGGCGTGCGCCTGATCGGTATCGACACCCCGTCCCTGGACCCGCAACAGTCCAAGACCATGGATTCGCACAACGCCGTGGCGCGCCATGGCATGGCGATCCTTGAAGGCATCGTGCTCGATGACGTGCCGGAAGGCGACTATGAACTGATCGCGCTGCCGCTGCGCTTTGCCCACCTGGATGCCAGCCCGGTCCGCGCAATCCTGCGCCCGCTTTTGGAGCCCACGCGATGA
- the kynA gene encoding tryptophan 2,3-dioxygenase yields the protein MSQCPFSPEYKPAGDQPPQDWHNAELNFSESMSYGDYLDLGKVLSAQHPLSPDHNEMLFIIQHQTSELWMKLMLHELKAAREHVRLGELPPAFKMLARVSRIFDQLVHAWAVLATMTPSEYKAIRPFLGQSSGFQSFQYREIEFILGNKSPALLRPHAHRPELLLQLQVAIATPSLYDEAINLMLKAGLAIDPKRAERDPTAATVHDDSVEAAWREVYRDPSRYWDLYQLAEKFIDLEDSFRQWRFRHVTTVERIIGFQPGTGGTEGVGYLRKMLDTVLFPELWRVRSTL from the coding sequence ATGAGCCAATGTCCCTTTTCGCCAGAATATAAGCCTGCCGGCGACCAACCCCCGCAGGATTGGCACAACGCTGAGCTGAATTTTTCCGAGTCCATGAGCTACGGCGACTACCTGGACCTGGGCAAAGTCCTCAGCGCCCAACACCCGCTGTCGCCGGATCACAACGAAATGCTGTTCATCATCCAGCACCAGACCTCGGAGCTGTGGATGAAGCTGATGCTGCACGAACTCAAGGCGGCCCGCGAACACGTGCGCCTGGGCGAGTTGCCACCGGCATTCAAGATGCTGGCGCGGGTCTCGCGGATCTTCGACCAACTGGTGCACGCCTGGGCGGTGCTGGCGACTATGACTCCGTCGGAATACAAGGCGATCCGCCCGTTCCTCGGGCAGTCGTCGGGGTTCCAGTCGTTCCAGTACCGTGAGATCGAATTCATCCTCGGCAACAAAAGCCCGGCGCTGTTGCGGCCCCATGCCCATCGTCCGGAGTTGTTGCTGCAATTGCAGGTGGCGATCGCCACGCCGTCGCTGTATGACGAGGCGATCAACCTGATGCTCAAGGCGGGCCTGGCGATTGACCCCAAGCGCGCCGAACGCGACCCGACGGCCGCTACCGTGCACGATGACTCCGTGGAAGCCGCGTGGCGTGAGGTGTACCGCGACCCGAGTCGGTACTGGGATTTGTATCAATTGGCCGAGAAGTTTATCGACCTGGAGGATTCGTTCCGCCAGTGGCGCTTCCGGCACGTGACCACGGTGGAACGGATTATCGGCTTTCAGCCGGGCACTGGTGGCACCGAAGGTGTGGGGTATTTGCGCAAGATGCTCGATACGGTGCTGTTTCCCGAGTTGTGGCGAGTGCGCTCTACGCTCTAA
- a CDS encoding cupin domain-containing protein has protein sequence MPQPITVLRDTHPLPVLDACKWEKLEGDPHTVNLNAYTSEDGSKIMGTWICTPGKWYVEYVKWEYCHFQEGYCVITPEGMAPIHLRAGDIFVVEPGMKGTWEVVETVRKYFVFA, from the coding sequence ATGCCCCAGCCGATCACTGTTCTGCGCGACACCCATCCCCTGCCGGTCCTGGATGCCTGCAAATGGGAAAAACTCGAAGGCGACCCGCACACCGTCAACCTCAACGCCTACACCAGTGAAGACGGCAGCAAGATCATGGGCACCTGGATCTGCACGCCGGGCAAGTGGTATGTGGAATACGTGAAGTGGGAGTACTGCCATTTCCAGGAAGGCTACTGCGTGATCACGCCTGAAGGCATGGCGCCGATTCATCTGCGGGCTGGGGATATCTTTGTGGTGGAGCCGGGAATGAAGGGCACGTGGGAGGTGGTCGAGACAGTGCGTAAGTACTTTGTGTTTGCTTGA
- the antB gene encoding anthranilate 1,2-dioxygenase small subunit, with the protein MNAQLQYQIEQFFYRKSALCDAQDWDAYVQLFDPQSEFHLPQWDSEHVYTQDPKREMSLIYYANRSGLEDRVFRLRTGKAASATPMPRTLHLINNVRIAELAGGELDVKLNWHTLFYRLATSEQFYGQATYRLKPHGDSWLITRKHALLLNDTINSVLDFYHL; encoded by the coding sequence ATGAATGCGCAGTTGCAGTACCAGATCGAGCAATTCTTCTACCGCAAATCCGCACTGTGTGACGCCCAGGACTGGGATGCCTATGTGCAGCTGTTCGACCCACAGAGCGAATTCCACCTGCCGCAATGGGACTCCGAACATGTCTACACCCAGGACCCCAAGCGCGAGATGTCGTTGATCTATTACGCCAACCGCTCAGGGCTGGAGGACCGGGTATTCCGCCTGCGAACCGGCAAGGCAGCCTCGGCCACGCCGATGCCGCGCACCTTGCACCTGATCAACAACGTGCGCATTGCCGAGTTGGCGGGCGGCGAGCTGGACGTGAAGTTGAATTGGCACACGCTGTTCTACCGGCTGGCGACTTCGGAGCAGTTCTACGGGCAGGCCACTTACCGCCTCAAGCCACACGGCGACAGCTGGCTGATCACCCGCAAGCATGCGTTATTGCTGAACGACACCATCAACTCGGTGCTGGATTTCTATCACCTTTGA
- a CDS encoding muconate cycloisomerase family protein: MPICPIESIETIIVDLPTIRPHTLAMHTMQNQTLVIIRLRCADGIEGIGESTTIGGLSYGNESPESIKVNIDQHVAPLLIGQDASNINAAMLRLERSIRGNTFAKSGIESALLDALGKRLNLPVSALLGGRVRDALPVAWTLASGNTAQDIAEAEKMLDLRRHRVFKLKIGAGAIERDLAHVLAIKRALGERASVRVDVNQAWDEAVALRACQVLGDSGIDLIEQPISRNNRGGMARLNLSSPAPIMADESIECVEDAFNLAREGAASVFALKIAKNGGPRAVLRTAAIAEAAGIGLYGGTMLEGGIGTLASAHAFLTLNKLAWGTELFGPLLLTEDILTEPLLYRDFELHVSTVPGLGLAIDEERLAFFRRDKH; encoded by the coding sequence ATGCCGATTTGCCCCATCGAGTCGATCGAAACGATCATCGTCGATCTGCCCACCATTCGCCCGCACACGCTGGCGATGCACACCATGCAAAACCAGACTTTGGTGATCATCCGCCTGCGTTGCGCCGATGGCATCGAGGGTATCGGTGAGTCCACCACCATCGGCGGCCTGAGCTATGGCAACGAGAGCCCCGAAAGCATCAAGGTCAACATCGACCAGCACGTCGCGCCGCTGCTGATCGGCCAGGACGCGAGCAATATCAACGCCGCCATGTTGCGCCTGGAGCGCAGCATTCGCGGCAACACCTTCGCCAAGTCGGGGATCGAAAGCGCGTTGCTCGATGCCCTCGGCAAGCGCCTGAACCTGCCGGTCAGCGCACTGCTCGGCGGGCGCGTGCGCGATGCCTTGCCGGTGGCCTGGACCCTGGCCAGCGGCAACACCGCCCAGGACATTGCCGAGGCCGAGAAGATGCTCGACCTGCGCCGCCATCGCGTCTTCAAATTGAAGATCGGTGCCGGTGCAATCGAGCGTGACCTGGCCCACGTACTCGCGATCAAGCGCGCGCTGGGTGAGCGCGCCAGTGTGCGCGTCGATGTCAACCAGGCCTGGGACGAGGCCGTGGCCCTGCGCGCCTGCCAGGTGCTGGGAGACAGCGGTATCGACCTGATCGAACAGCCGATCTCGCGCAACAACCGAGGCGGCATGGCGCGGCTGAACCTGTCGAGCCCGGCGCCGATCATGGCCGATGAATCCATTGAATGCGTCGAGGATGCCTTCAACCTGGCCCGCGAAGGCGCGGCCTCGGTGTTCGCCCTCAAGATCGCCAAGAACGGCGGCCCGCGTGCGGTATTGCGCACGGCGGCGATTGCCGAAGCGGCGGGCATCGGCCTCTACGGCGGCACCATGCTCGAAGGCGGCATCGGCACGCTGGCCTCGGCACACGCGTTCCTCACGCTGAACAAGCTGGCGTGGGGCACCGAACTGTTCGGCCCGTTGCTGCTCACCGAAGACATCCTCACCGAGCCGCTGCTGTATCGCGACTTCGAGCTGCATGTCTCCACCGTGCCGGGCCTGGGCCTGGCGATCGATGAAGAGCGCCTGGCGTTCTTCCGTCGGGATAAACACTAA
- the catC gene encoding muconolactone Delta-isomerase, with amino-acid sequence MLFHVKMTVNLPLDMPPERAANLKAEEKALAQHLQQEGKWRHLWRIAGHYANYSVFDVESVQDLHDTLMQLPLFPYMAIEVNALCRHPSSIHDDDR; translated from the coding sequence ATGTTGTTCCACGTAAAAATGACCGTGAACCTGCCGCTCGACATGCCCCCCGAGCGCGCCGCCAACCTCAAGGCCGAAGAAAAAGCCCTGGCCCAGCACCTGCAACAAGAGGGCAAATGGCGCCACCTGTGGCGCATCGCCGGGCACTACGCCAACTACAGCGTGTTCGATGTGGAGAGCGTGCAAGACCTGCATGACACGCTGATGCAACTGCCGTTGTTTCCCTATATGGCTATAGAAGTGAATGCGCTGTGTCGGCACCCGTCGTCGATCCATGACGACGACCGCTGA
- the antC gene encoding anthranilate 1,2-dioxygenase electron transfer component AntC — protein MNHKVAFSFADGKTLFFPVGAHELLLDAALRNGIKIPLDCREGVCGTCQGRCESGEYTQDYVDEEALSSLDLQQRKMLSCQTRVQSDATFYFDFDSSLCNALGPVHVRGTVSEVQLVSAGTAILRLQVDAALDFLPGQYARLAVPGTDSWRSYSFANLPGDQVQFLVRLLPDGVMSNYVRERCQVGDEVLMEAPLGAFYLRHVTQPLVLVAGGTGLSALLGMLDELVARGCDQPVHLYYGVRTEQDLCEAARINGYASKIANFRYTEVLSDASAQWTGKRGYLTEHFDLAELRDRSADMYVCGPPPMVESIQQWLADQALDGVQLYYEKFTQSNI, from the coding sequence ATGAATCACAAAGTGGCCTTCAGTTTCGCCGACGGCAAGACCTTGTTCTTCCCGGTGGGCGCCCATGAACTCCTGCTGGACGCGGCCTTGCGCAACGGCATCAAGATCCCGCTGGACTGCCGCGAAGGCGTGTGCGGCACCTGTCAGGGCCGCTGCGAATCCGGCGAATACACCCAGGACTATGTCGACGAGGAAGCACTGTCGAGCCTCGACCTGCAACAGCGCAAAATGCTCAGCTGCCAGACGCGGGTGCAGTCCGACGCCACCTTCTACTTCGATTTTGATTCGAGCCTGTGCAACGCGCTGGGGCCGGTGCACGTGCGCGGCACGGTAAGCGAGGTGCAGTTGGTGTCGGCCGGTACGGCAATTCTGCGCCTGCAAGTGGACGCTGCGCTGGATTTTCTGCCGGGCCAATATGCGCGGCTGGCGGTGCCCGGTACCGACAGCTGGCGCTCCTATTCCTTCGCCAACCTACCGGGCGATCAAGTGCAGTTCCTGGTGCGCCTGTTGCCCGATGGGGTGATGAGCAACTACGTGCGCGAACGGTGCCAGGTGGGCGATGAGGTGTTGATGGAAGCGCCGCTGGGGGCGTTCTACCTGCGGCACGTCACTCAACCGCTGGTGCTGGTAGCTGGCGGCACCGGGTTGTCGGCGTTGCTGGGCATGCTCGATGAGCTGGTGGCCCGCGGCTGCGATCAACCGGTGCACCTTTACTATGGCGTGCGCACTGAGCAGGACCTGTGCGAAGCCGCGCGCATCAATGGCTATGCGTCGAAGATCGCGAATTTTCGCTACACCGAAGTGCTCAGCGACGCCTCAGCGCAGTGGACCGGCAAGCGCGGCTACCTCACCGAACATTTCGACCTGGCCGAATTACGGGACAGATCGGCGGATATGTATGTGTGTGGCCCGCCGCCAATGGTCGAATCGATCCAACAATGGCTGGCGGATCAGGCACTTGATGGCGTTCAGCTGTATTACGAAAAGTTTACGCAGAGTAATATCTGA